One window from the genome of Paraconexibacter algicola encodes:
- a CDS encoding transglutaminase-like domain-containing protein, with protein sequence MSAASRPGVEDVVVTSFLDHDHPAVGEAVSAAVSGADGDAATLSAWFAAVRDAIRYDPYRLPTSPEEYRASSVLAERRAYCVPKAVLFAAGCRALGFPARLGYADVRNHLQTERLREAMGTDLFRYHGYAAVWNQGRWVKASPAFNRELCARAGVEPLDFDGEHDALMHAFTGDGQRYMEYVVDHGLRSDLPLDEILTAYREAYPALVAFEGER encoded by the coding sequence ATGTCGGCCGCTTCCCGCCCCGGCGTCGAGGACGTCGTCGTCACGTCGTTCCTCGATCACGACCATCCTGCTGTCGGCGAGGCGGTCAGCGCCGCCGTCAGCGGTGCCGACGGTGACGCGGCGACGCTCTCGGCCTGGTTCGCCGCCGTCCGTGACGCCATCCGCTACGACCCGTACCGCCTGCCGACCTCCCCGGAGGAGTACCGCGCAAGCAGCGTGCTGGCGGAGCGCAGGGCCTACTGCGTGCCCAAGGCGGTGCTGTTCGCCGCCGGCTGCCGTGCGCTCGGCTTCCCGGCGCGACTCGGGTACGCCGACGTGCGCAACCACCTGCAGACCGAGCGGCTGCGCGAGGCGATGGGGACCGATCTGTTCCGCTACCACGGCTACGCGGCCGTCTGGAACCAGGGACGCTGGGTGAAGGCGAGCCCAGCGTTCAACCGCGAGCTCTGTGCGCGCGCCGGCGTGGAACCACTGGACTTCGACGGCGAGCACGACGCACTGATGCATGCGTTCACCGGGGACGGGCAGCGCTACATGGAGTACGTGGTCGACCATGGCCTGCGTTCGGATCTGCCGCTCGACGAGATCTTGACGGCCTATCGCGAGGCGTATCCGGCGCTCGTCGCGTTCGAGGGCGAGCGGTGA
- a CDS encoding PaaI family thioesterase, whose amino-acid sequence MQMQAVDGEVHADLTLDGRMEGAPGLAHGGAIAAALDDLFGGVLVLLETPAVTARLNVEYRLPVPLHTPLHLVARCTATEGRKLHMAGTMSAGEAIVAEASAMFVRVEIAHFEASGVPVPDAWRSWGGAARG is encoded by the coding sequence ATGCAGATGCAGGCAGTCGACGGCGAGGTGCATGCGGACCTGACGCTCGACGGGCGGATGGAGGGCGCGCCCGGGTTGGCGCACGGCGGCGCGATCGCGGCCGCACTGGACGACCTGTTCGGCGGGGTGCTGGTGCTGCTCGAGACTCCCGCCGTCACCGCGCGGCTCAACGTCGAGTACCGGCTCCCGGTCCCGCTGCACACGCCACTGCACCTGGTCGCGCGATGCACGGCGACCGAAGGCCGCAAGCTGCACATGGCCGGCACGATGTCCGCCGGAGAAGCGATCGTCGCAGAGGCCTCGGCGATGTTCGTCCGCGTGGAGATCGCCCACTTCGAGGCGTCGGGTGTCCCCGTCCCCGACGCGTGGCGCTCGTGGGGCGGAGCAGCGCGCGGCTGA
- a CDS encoding cytochrome P450: MTTTSNVLDRAKTIVTDKVQATIPVDRQVQAAHAVKKAKRRAGLETPLAFTEAPIPNPADVPLAEIDVSNPFMNRQGKWYPYFARLREEAPVHYLADSPFGPFWSITRYEDIQAVDSNPEVFSAEPYIVLGTPPMPAEMFIAMDPPKHDVQRKSVQSVVAPRNLKEMEGLIRERVQEVLDGLPTDEPFDWVERVSIEITGRMLATLLDYPYERRRELTRWSDAMGGSAEATGGTTHLDDLFTAGVELARSFTALWHDKAARRAAGEPDGFDLITLMQTSEDTKDLIKKPMEFIGNLALLIIGGNDTTRNSMTGGVFALNQYPDQFEKLKADPSLIPNMVSEIIRWQTPLAYMRRVAKEDVHFGGQFIRKGDVVVMWYASGNRDESKFENADALIIDRKNARNHMSFGFGVHRCMGNRLAEMQLRILWEELLERFDRIDVVGEPTYVQSNFVKGYEKMMVQLTPKAGVRHPGVHTTAETSAV; encoded by the coding sequence ATGACGACGACCAGCAACGTTCTTGACCGGGCGAAGACCATCGTGACCGACAAGGTCCAGGCGACCATTCCCGTCGACCGGCAGGTGCAGGCCGCCCACGCGGTGAAGAAGGCGAAGCGGCGGGCCGGCCTGGAGACGCCGCTGGCGTTTACCGAGGCGCCGATCCCGAACCCGGCCGACGTGCCGCTCGCCGAGATCGACGTGAGCAACCCGTTCATGAACCGGCAGGGCAAGTGGTACCCGTACTTCGCGCGGCTGCGCGAGGAGGCCCCGGTCCACTACCTCGCCGACAGCCCGTTCGGTCCGTTCTGGTCGATCACGCGCTACGAGGACATCCAGGCCGTCGACTCCAACCCGGAAGTCTTCTCGGCCGAGCCCTACATCGTCCTCGGTACCCCGCCCATGCCGGCGGAGATGTTCATCGCGATGGACCCGCCCAAGCACGACGTGCAGCGCAAGTCCGTTCAGAGTGTCGTCGCGCCGCGCAACCTCAAGGAGATGGAGGGCCTCATCCGCGAGCGGGTCCAGGAGGTGCTCGACGGCCTGCCGACCGACGAGCCGTTCGACTGGGTCGAGCGCGTCTCCATCGAGATCACGGGCCGGATGCTGGCGACCCTGCTGGACTACCCCTACGAGCGGCGCCGTGAGCTCACGCGCTGGTCCGATGCCATGGGCGGCTCCGCTGAGGCGACGGGCGGAACCACGCACCTCGACGATCTCTTCACGGCCGGCGTGGAGCTGGCCCGGAGTTTCACGGCGCTGTGGCATGACAAGGCGGCGCGGCGAGCGGCGGGTGAGCCCGACGGGTTCGACCTGATCACGCTGATGCAGACGTCGGAGGACACGAAGGACCTCATCAAGAAGCCGATGGAGTTCATCGGCAACCTGGCGCTGCTGATCATCGGTGGAAACGACACCACGCGCAACTCGATGACCGGCGGCGTCTTCGCGCTGAACCAGTACCCGGACCAGTTCGAGAAGCTGAAGGCTGACCCGTCGCTGATTCCGAACATGGTGTCGGAGATCATCCGCTGGCAGACCCCGCTCGCCTACATGCGACGGGTCGCCAAGGAGGACGTCCACTTCGGCGGGCAGTTCATCCGCAAGGGCGACGTGGTCGTCATGTGGTACGCGTCCGGCAACCGCGACGAGTCCAAGTTCGAGAACGCGGACGCCCTGATCATCGACCGCAAGAACGCGCGCAACCACATGTCCTTCGGGTTCGGCGTGCACCGCTGCATGGGCAACCGGCTTGCCGAGATGCAGCTGCGGATCCTCTGGGAGGAGCTGCTGGAGCGCTTCGACCGCATCGACGTGGTCGGCGAGCCGACCTACGTGCAGTCGAACTTCGTCAAGGGCTACGAGAAGATGATGGTCCAGCTGACCCCGAAGGCCGGCGTCCGCCATCCGGGGGTACACACGACCGCCGAGACGTCGGCGGTCTGA
- a CDS encoding 2Fe-2S iron-sulfur cluster-binding protein → MGKITFVEHDGTAHQVELVDGESLMALATGSGVPGIDGDCGGEASCGTCHIIVDEEWIQTTGRRSEEESAMVEMSPECVPNSRLACQLRATEGLDGLTVRLPEFQM, encoded by the coding sequence ATGGGAAAGATCACCTTCGTCGAGCACGACGGCACCGCACATCAGGTCGAACTGGTCGACGGCGAGTCGCTGATGGCCCTGGCGACCGGGAGCGGCGTTCCGGGGATCGACGGCGATTGCGGCGGCGAGGCGTCGTGCGGGACGTGCCACATCATCGTCGATGAGGAGTGGATCCAGACCACGGGGAGGCGGTCCGAGGAGGAGAGCGCAATGGTCGAGATGTCACCGGAGTGCGTGCCTAACTCGCGCCTGGCGTGTCAGCTGCGGGCGACCGAGGGCCTCGACGGGCTCACGGTCCGCCTGCCCGAGTTCCAGATGTAG